Proteins encoded by one window of Burkholderia plantarii:
- a CDS encoding DUF1993 domain-containing protein, with product MSVSFYDVSIPVLVRGLRNLSKILEIGEAHAREKGIDPDTLTTARLFDDMLPLTGQVQLASDAAKGCVARLAGVAVPSFEDTEKTFAELQARIAKTIAFAESIGADQFADGATRVVTLPLRSGPREFSGQVYLTEFVLPNFYFHVTTAYGILRHNGVPLGKLDYLGLR from the coding sequence ATGTCTGTTTCCTTCTATGACGTTTCGATCCCCGTGCTGGTCCGCGGCCTGCGCAATCTCTCGAAGATCCTCGAGATCGGCGAGGCCCATGCGCGCGAGAAAGGCATCGATCCCGACACGCTGACCACGGCGCGCCTGTTCGACGACATGCTGCCGCTCACGGGCCAGGTGCAACTGGCGAGCGACGCGGCCAAGGGTTGCGTGGCGCGGCTGGCCGGCGTCGCGGTCCCCTCGTTCGAAGACACCGAGAAGACCTTCGCCGAACTGCAGGCGCGCATCGCGAAGACGATTGCGTTCGCGGAATCGATCGGCGCCGACCAGTTCGCCGACGGCGCGACGCGCGTGGTCACGCTGCCGCTGCGCAGCGGTCCGCGCGAATTCTCGGGCCAGGTCTATCTGACGGAATTCGTGCTGCCGAACTTCTATTTCCACGTGACGACGGCCTACGGCATCCTGCGCCACAATGGCGTGCCGCTCGGCAAGCTCGACTACCTGGGCCTGCGCTGA